Proteins found in one Streptococcus criceti HS-6 genomic segment:
- a CDS encoding homoserine dehydrogenase, with protein sequence MAIKIGLLGFGTVASGIPFLLKENEDKITAAARDEFVIAKVLVKDDDEKNRLLAAGHDYHFVTNVDDIVKDPEIDIVVELMGRIEPAKTFITKALEAGKHVVSANKDLIATHGKEIIGLAKDRGLAFYYEAAVAGGIPILRTLANSLTSDKVTRILGVLNGTSNFMMTKMVDEGWTYEDALKTAQELGYAESDPTNDVEGIDAAYKAVILSQFGFGMTIDFEDVSHQGISTITPDDVAVAQELGYVIKLVGDVRETDSGISAQVSPTFLPKEHPLASVKGVMNAVFVESIGIGESMYYGPGAGQKPTATSVVADIIRIGRRIVDGNVGKSFNEFSRPAQLANPADVKSGYYFSLTVPDKKGQILRLAEIFNGEDVSFSQVLQQRGDGQKARIVIVTHALSLTQLENVKAKLKAQSDFTLLNSFKVLGD encoded by the coding sequence ATGGCTATAAAAATTGGATTGTTAGGTTTTGGGACAGTTGCCAGCGGGATCCCATTTTTGCTCAAGGAAAATGAAGATAAAATTACAGCAGCAGCTAGGGATGAGTTCGTTATTGCTAAGGTCTTGGTCAAAGACGATGATGAAAAGAACCGTCTCTTAGCTGCTGGTCATGATTATCATTTTGTCACCAACGTTGATGACATTGTAAAAGATCCAGAGATTGACATTGTTGTTGAATTGATGGGGCGGATTGAACCAGCCAAGACCTTTATCACTAAGGCTTTAGAGGCTGGCAAACATGTGGTTTCTGCCAATAAGGACCTGATTGCTACCCATGGTAAGGAAATTATCGGTCTAGCTAAAGACAGAGGCTTGGCCTTCTACTATGAAGCAGCCGTAGCGGGTGGTATTCCGATTTTACGGACACTGGCTAATTCCTTAACGTCAGACAAGGTGACGCGAATTTTGGGCGTGCTCAATGGGACGTCTAACTTTATGATGACCAAGATGGTTGATGAAGGCTGGACCTACGAAGACGCTTTGAAAACTGCTCAAGAGCTGGGTTACGCAGAAAGCGATCCGACCAATGATGTGGAAGGGATCGACGCAGCGTATAAGGCGGTAATCCTCAGCCAGTTTGGCTTTGGCATGACCATTGATTTTGAAGATGTCAGCCACCAAGGTATTTCCACCATCACACCTGATGATGTTGCAGTCGCTCAAGAATTGGGTTATGTCATCAAGCTGGTTGGTGATGTTCGTGAGACAGATTCTGGCATTTCTGCCCAAGTGTCTCCAACTTTCTTGCCTAAGGAACATCCTCTGGCTAGTGTCAAGGGTGTTATGAATGCTGTTTTTGTTGAGTCCATCGGTATCGGGGAGTCTATGTATTACGGTCCCGGTGCAGGGCAAAAACCAACAGCGACTTCGGTTGTAGCGGACATTATCCGCATTGGCCGCCGTATTGTGGACGGTAATGTTGGTAAATCCTTCAATGAATTCAGCCGTCCAGCTCAGTTGGCTAATCCTGCTGATGTCAAGAGTGGCTATTATTTCTCTCTAACTGTTCCAGACAAGAAGGGGCAAATCTTGCGTTTGGCTGAAATCTTCAATGGCGAAGATGTTTCCTTCTCCCAAGTTCTGCAGCAAAGAGGAGATGGTCAAAAGGCACGGATTGTTATCGTGACCCACGCCCTCAGTTTGACTCAATTAGAAAATGTCAAGGCTAAATTAAAAGCTCAAAGCGACTTTACCCTCCTGAATAGCTTTAAGGTATTGGGGGACTAA
- the folK gene encoding 2-amino-4-hydroxy-6-hydroxymethyldihydropteridine diphosphokinase, with translation MNSVFLSLGSNMGDRRTYLNEALERLDQLPQTSLAAVSSIYQTPAWGLTDQPDFLNLACRLETDLTPLDLLQACQKIENDLGRVRQQHWGPRTLDIDILLYGQEVIAGPNLILPHPYMKERAFVLVPLLELDEKAFDPATGHAYQSDLAKLSTEAIEKFLG, from the coding sequence ATGAACTCTGTTTTTCTCAGCCTTGGTTCCAATATGGGAGACCGGAGGACTTATCTGAACGAAGCTTTGGAACGATTAGACCAACTGCCTCAAACGAGCTTAGCAGCTGTTTCCTCTATCTATCAAACACCGGCTTGGGGCCTGACAGACCAGCCTGACTTTCTCAATCTCGCCTGCCGTTTGGAGACAGACTTGACCCCTTTGGATTTACTGCAAGCCTGCCAGAAGATAGAAAATGATTTAGGACGGGTTCGGCAGCAGCATTGGGGTCCTCGGACTTTAGATATTGATATCTTGCTCTATGGGCAAGAAGTAATAGCTGGGCCAAACTTAATCCTGCCCCATCCCTATATGAAAGAGCGGGCCTTTGTCTTGGTGCCTCTGTTGGAGTTAGATGAAAAGGCATTTGATCCAGCAACTGGTCACGCTTATCAAAGCGATTTAGCCAAACTGTCAACCGAGGCTATCGAAAAATTTTTGGGTTAA
- the folB gene encoding dihydroneopterin aldolase → MDKILLRGCRFYGYHGALPEENRLGQIFVVDAELSLELTQASVSDDLADTVHYGLIFDVIKHQVENQTYQLLEKLGGAICQAIFEQFPPVQAIQLRIFKENPPIAGHYESVGVELERTR, encoded by the coding sequence ATGGATAAAATACTTTTGAGGGGCTGCCGTTTTTACGGTTACCATGGCGCTCTGCCAGAAGAAAACCGGCTGGGCCAGATTTTTGTAGTGGATGCGGAACTTTCTCTTGAGCTGACCCAAGCTTCTGTCAGCGATGATTTGGCCGATACGGTTCATTACGGTCTGATCTTTGACGTGATTAAGCATCAGGTTGAAAATCAGACCTATCAACTGCTGGAAAAGCTGGGAGGAGCAATTTGTCAGGCTATTTTTGAACAGTTTCCTCCTGTTCAGGCTATCCAGTTGCGAATTTTCAAGGAGAATCCCCCCATTGCCGGTCATTATGAGAGTGTTGGTGTAGAATTGGAGCGCACCCGATGA
- a CDS encoding bifunctional folylpolyglutamate synthase/dihydrofolate synthase yields MNYQEALAWIHSRLKFGIKPGIERMAWMLEQLGNPQENLQAVHVVGTNGKGSVVNNLQHIFTAAGYQVGTFTSPYIVDFRERISVDGQLMPKEDLVTCVDLVKPVVEALPESLETATEFEVISLMMFLYFGRLRPVDLAVIEAGMGGRDDSTNLFQALAVVCPSIGLDHQAVLGETYGQIAQNKAGVLKLGEPLVMAVAQEEARQVFLERAQTVGSPVYEWKQEFTLTTSDNKAMAFRNSSTTIGDLVLAMPGQHQVANAALAIETALLLQDRYPTLDDEAIREGLARAKWLGRTELLRPNLMIDGAHNNESIQALVDLLQKDYGNRKIQILFAAIDTKPIAAMLKKLDKIGQVTVTTFPYYNSLALADYPQGHERVADFRTWLNQVYQEDSADFYLITGSLYFISQVRKELLKNSHQ; encoded by the coding sequence ATGAATTATCAAGAAGCATTGGCTTGGATTCACAGTCGGTTGAAGTTTGGGATTAAACCAGGTATTGAGCGGATGGCTTGGATGCTGGAGCAATTGGGAAATCCTCAAGAAAATTTGCAGGCTGTTCATGTGGTCGGGACTAACGGTAAGGGCTCGGTGGTCAATAATCTCCAGCATATTTTTACAGCAGCGGGTTATCAGGTCGGTACCTTTACCTCCCCCTATATCGTTGACTTTAGGGAGCGGATTTCTGTGGACGGTCAGCTGATGCCAAAAGAAGACTTGGTCACCTGTGTGGACTTGGTCAAGCCAGTTGTTGAGGCCTTGCCAGAATCTCTAGAAACTGCGACTGAGTTTGAGGTTATCAGCCTCATGATGTTTCTCTATTTTGGCCGCCTGCGTCCTGTTGATTTGGCTGTCATTGAAGCTGGCATGGGCGGACGCGATGATTCGACCAATCTTTTCCAAGCCCTTGCTGTCGTCTGTCCCTCTATCGGGTTGGATCATCAAGCTGTGCTGGGGGAGACTTATGGTCAAATTGCCCAGAATAAGGCGGGCGTGCTTAAGCTTGGTGAGCCCTTGGTCATGGCCGTAGCTCAGGAAGAAGCTAGACAGGTCTTTCTGGAGCGAGCTCAAACAGTTGGTTCGCCCGTTTATGAGTGGAAGCAAGAGTTTACGTTGACGACGTCTGATAATAAGGCCATGGCCTTTCGTAATAGCTCGACAACTATAGGTGATTTAGTTTTAGCCATGCCGGGTCAGCATCAGGTGGCTAACGCAGCTCTAGCTATTGAAACCGCCTTGCTCCTTCAGGACCGCTATCCAACGTTGGATGATGAAGCGATTCGAGAGGGGCTGGCAAGAGCTAAGTGGCTGGGGCGAACAGAGCTCCTAAGACCTAATCTGATGATTGATGGAGCCCACAATAACGAAAGCATTCAAGCACTGGTGGATCTACTGCAGAAAGATTATGGCAATCGCAAGATTCAGATTCTCTTTGCTGCCATTGATACCAAGCCAATTGCTGCCATGCTGAAAAAATTGGACAAAATAGGTCAGGTCACTGTAACAACCTTTCCTTACTACAATAGTTTAGCCTTGGCTGATTACCCTCAGGGTCATGAGCGGGTGGCTGATTTTAGGACTTGGCTGAATCAGGTTTACCAAGAAGATTCAGCAGATTTCTATCTGATAACAGGTTCCCTCTATTTTATCTCCCAAGTTCGTAAGGAGCTTTTGAAGAATTCCCACCAATAG
- a CDS encoding acyltransferase family protein has product MKKRYITGFDGLRTIGLLSVIFYHIYPAIFKGGYLGVALFFVLSGYLITDLLLREYEATGKITVKAFLLRRFKRLYPNMIAVMLLSTVYMYFFQPNLLNGMRHVFLSSFFSVNNWWQIAKGGSYFAKLLAEAPFEHFYSLSIEGQFYLFWPLIIIVLMRIFRKNRTLIFNVLDIILLLSFVEMSLLYKAHVDPTRIYYGTDTRLFSILMGAALAFIYPSDKVEKIKLSSWDRQIFNGMGIITLVVLTICFFALPDQEWFTYRGGMWLFSFLSCVLIAIIVHPKLSANKWLSNPVTSYLGTRSYGMYLWQIPVLTFAELKLPNPKSPLSVLIALALVVLLTEITYRLVEVPLRRITWQQIKSFYQDKRHAWISLVKWPITLFVSLAVVGALFLVFTAPDKTSAQNKITDHLKQNEAKMKQQGQAQQAPGTPADPAILNKYGISQEEYDIVNQKKVGILGDSMIAMTYDDLQEVFPNAFFDGAIGRKPQHTLEMVQEAVANHPDLDTLVIGIGINRDENGGTLTADQIDQVMQAAGGRQVYWININLEKSQYYWTNDVNQVLTAADQKYDNLHIVDWYATSHDKEGQLLSEDMTHPNEQGAVAYTKVIADTISK; this is encoded by the coding sequence ATGAAAAAACGTTACATTACTGGTTTTGACGGCTTGCGAACCATCGGTCTCTTGTCCGTCATTTTTTACCATATTTATCCAGCAATTTTCAAGGGAGGCTATCTTGGCGTCGCGCTCTTCTTTGTACTATCGGGGTATTTGATTACTGATCTGTTGCTGAGAGAGTACGAAGCGACTGGCAAGATTACTGTTAAGGCTTTTCTTTTGCGGCGTTTTAAGCGGCTCTACCCCAATATGATTGCCGTTATGCTTTTGAGCACGGTTTATATGTACTTTTTCCAGCCCAATCTGCTCAATGGCATGCGTCATGTCTTCTTATCCAGTTTTTTCTCGGTTAATAACTGGTGGCAAATTGCTAAAGGGGGGTCTTATTTTGCTAAGTTACTAGCTGAGGCACCGTTTGAGCATTTTTACAGTCTGTCTATCGAAGGGCAATTCTATCTTTTTTGGCCCCTGATCATTATTGTTCTCATGCGGATTTTCCGCAAAAACAGAACGCTCATTTTTAATGTCCTTGATATTATTTTGCTGCTTTCTTTCGTGGAAATGTCTCTGCTTTACAAGGCCCATGTGGACCCGACAAGGATTTACTATGGAACAGATACGCGGCTCTTTTCGATTCTGATGGGGGCAGCTCTGGCCTTTATCTATCCCAGCGACAAGGTTGAAAAGATTAAACTCTCCAGTTGGGACCGTCAAATCTTCAATGGTATGGGCATCATTACTCTGGTAGTCTTGACCATTTGTTTCTTTGCTCTGCCTGACCAAGAGTGGTTCACTTATCGCGGTGGTATGTGGCTCTTTTCCTTTCTCAGCTGTGTCCTGATTGCTATTATCGTTCACCCCAAATTATCGGCCAACAAGTGGCTGTCTAATCCCGTGACCAGCTATCTGGGGACGCGTTCTTATGGGATGTACCTCTGGCAGATTCCAGTTCTGACCTTTGCAGAATTAAAATTGCCTAATCCCAAGTCGCCTCTATCGGTTCTGATTGCGCTAGCTCTGGTTGTCCTGTTGACGGAGATCACTTATCGATTGGTAGAAGTTCCTCTGCGACGCATCACTTGGCAGCAGATTAAGAGCTTTTATCAAGATAAGCGCCATGCTTGGATTTCCCTTGTCAAATGGCCTATCACGCTCTTCGTTTCTTTGGCGGTAGTCGGTGCTCTCTTCTTAGTCTTTACGGCTCCAGACAAGACCTCTGCTCAAAACAAGATTACTGACCACCTCAAGCAAAATGAAGCCAAGATGAAGCAGCAGGGACAGGCACAGCAGGCACCTGGGACGCCAGCAGACCCTGCTATTCTCAATAAGTATGGAATTAGTCAAGAAGAGTACGACATTGTCAACCAAAAGAAGGTTGGCATTCTGGGTGATTCTATGATTGCTATGACTTACGATGATTTGCAGGAAGTTTTTCCCAATGCCTTCTTTGATGGGGCGATCGGTCGTAAGCCTCAGCATACTCTAGAGATGGTTCAAGAGGCAGTAGCCAATCATCCTGACTTAGATACCTTGGTTATTGGTATTGGCATTAACCGGGATGAAAACGGCGGAACCCTGACAGCAGACCAGATTGATCAGGTCATGCAGGCTGCAGGTGGTCGGCAGGTTTACTGGATTAATATCAATTTGGAAAAATCCCAATACTACTGGACCAATGATGTTAACCAAGTGTTGACGGCTGCGGATCAAAAGTATGATAACCTACATATTGTTGATTGGTATGCCACCTCTCATGATAAGGAAGGTCAGTTATTGAGCGAGGATATGACCCACCCTAACGAGCAAGGAGCTGTTGCCTATACCAAGGTGATTGCAGATACTATCTCGAAATAG
- the folP gene encoding dihydropteroate synthase — translation MKMGSFEVAGKACIMGVLNVTPDSFSDGGSYIQLEKALAQVGTMVEEGAAIIDVGGESTRPGADFVSQKEEIARVVPVIKAIKEKYDILVSIDTYKTGTARAALEAGADILNDVWAGLYDGQMLALAAEKGVPIILMHNQEDEVYGDITQDVCYFLKERANAALAAGVSKDYIWLDPGFGFAKNEQQNLALLKGLDQVTSLGYPVLFGISRKRVVDYLLGGHTRPLERDMGTAALSGYAIEKGCQIVRVHNVAANRDIVKVISQLR, via the coding sequence ATGAAAATGGGATCATTTGAGGTTGCGGGAAAAGCCTGTATTATGGGGGTGCTTAATGTAACACCAGATTCTTTTTCAGACGGCGGTTCCTATATCCAACTTGAAAAAGCCCTGGCTCAGGTTGGGACTATGGTTGAAGAAGGAGCTGCTATTATTGATGTCGGCGGAGAATCGACGCGTCCAGGTGCTGATTTTGTTTCTCAGAAAGAGGAGATCGCTAGAGTTGTGCCGGTTATCAAGGCTATCAAAGAAAAATACGATATTTTAGTCAGTATTGATACCTATAAGACAGGGACAGCTCGGGCAGCTCTAGAGGCAGGGGCAGATATCCTCAATGATGTCTGGGCCGGACTTTACGACGGTCAGATGTTGGCTCTAGCAGCTGAAAAGGGAGTTCCCATCATCCTCATGCACAATCAGGAAGATGAGGTTTATGGGGATATCACTCAGGATGTTTGTTATTTTCTCAAAGAACGAGCGAATGCAGCCTTGGCTGCTGGCGTTAGCAAGGACTATATCTGGCTGGATCCGGGCTTTGGCTTTGCTAAAAATGAGCAGCAAAATCTAGCACTCTTAAAGGGCTTGGATCAAGTAACTAGCCTAGGTTACCCTGTTCTTTTCGGTATTTCCCGCAAACGAGTAGTTGATTATCTGCTAGGTGGTCATACTAGACCGCTGGAGCGGGATATGGGGACGGCTGCCTTATCCGGTTATGCTATTGAGAAGGGCTGCCAGATTGTTCGGGTGCATAATGTTGCTGCTAATCGTGATATTGTCAAGGTTATCAGTCAATTAAGGTGA
- the folE gene encoding GTP cyclohydrolase I FolE, translating into MINQEKAEAAIYQLLEAVGEDPHREGLLDTPQRVARMYAEMFAGLDENPKDQFTAVFSENHEEVVLVKDIPFYSMCEHHLVPFYGVAHVAYLPDQGKVTGLSKLARAVEVASKRPQLQERLTEQVATALEEALAPKGVFVMVEAEHMCMTMRGIKKPGSKTVTTVARGIFQEDKGQRQELLHLIKEF; encoded by the coding sequence ATGATCAATCAAGAAAAAGCAGAAGCAGCCATCTACCAGTTACTAGAGGCCGTTGGCGAAGATCCCCACCGCGAAGGGCTTTTAGATACTCCTCAGCGCGTGGCCAGGATGTACGCTGAGATGTTTGCTGGTTTAGATGAAAATCCCAAGGATCAGTTTACCGCTGTCTTTAGTGAAAACCATGAGGAAGTCGTCTTGGTTAAGGATATTCCTTTTTACTCCATGTGCGAGCACCACTTGGTGCCTTTTTATGGAGTAGCTCATGTGGCTTATCTTCCCGATCAGGGCAAGGTAACAGGTCTGTCTAAATTGGCTCGAGCTGTTGAAGTAGCCAGCAAGCGGCCCCAGCTGCAAGAACGCCTGACAGAACAGGTAGCGACAGCGCTCGAAGAGGCTTTAGCTCCTAAAGGAGTCTTTGTTATGGTCGAAGCTGAGCACATGTGCATGACGATGCGAGGGATTAAAAAGCCCGGCAGTAAAACGGTGACCACAGTTGCGCGCGGTATCTTCCAAGAAGATAAGGGCCAACGTCAAGAATTATTGCACTTGATCAAGGAGTTTTAG
- the thrB gene encoding homoserine kinase: MKITVPATSANLGPGFDSVGVALSKYLTIEVLEASSDWEVLHDLGDIPADANNLLVKTALQVAPNLAPHRIKMTSDIPLARGLGSSSSVIVAGIELANQLAHLELSKQEKLRLATEIEGHPDNVAPAILGNLVVASYVNGQVSGVRADFPACDFVAFIPNYELKTSDSRGVLPTSMAYKEAVAASSIANVAIAGLLTGDLLTAGQAIQGDRFHEAYRQKLVKEFAPIKDLAQGFGAYATYLSGAGPTVMSLVPKGEGAALKTALDDLGLDGQTFVLTVDEEGVRLD; the protein is encoded by the coding sequence ATGAAAATTACAGTTCCGGCAACATCGGCCAATCTTGGGCCGGGTTTTGATTCGGTGGGTGTGGCTCTCTCTAAATATTTAACGATTGAGGTGCTTGAGGCCAGTTCTGACTGGGAAGTTCTTCATGATTTGGGGGATATTCCGGCTGATGCCAATAATCTTTTGGTTAAAACTGCTCTGCAGGTTGCCCCTAATTTAGCCCCCCATCGTATTAAGATGACCTCTGATATTCCGCTGGCTCGGGGACTTGGCTCCTCTAGTTCAGTTATTGTAGCAGGAATTGAGCTAGCCAATCAATTAGCGCATTTAGAGCTCTCCAAGCAGGAAAAGCTCCGTTTAGCCACGGAGATTGAAGGCCATCCTGACAATGTTGCACCAGCTATATTGGGTAATCTGGTAGTGGCTTCCTATGTTAACGGACAAGTTTCTGGTGTCCGAGCTGATTTTCCTGCCTGCGATTTTGTCGCTTTCATTCCCAACTATGAGTTAAAAACCAGTGACAGTCGGGGGGTTCTGCCGACTTCTATGGCTTATAAGGAAGCTGTAGCGGCCTCCTCAATCGCCAATGTGGCGATTGCCGGTCTTTTAACAGGAGACTTACTGACGGCTGGTCAAGCGATCCAAGGCGACCGTTTCCATGAAGCTTATCGGCAAAAATTAGTCAAGGAATTCGCTCCGATTAAGGATCTCGCTCAAGGGTTCGGAGCTTATGCAACCTACTTATCAGGGGCTGGCCCGACAGTCATGAGTTTGGTCCCGAAAGGAGAAGGAGCGGCCTTAAAAACTGCTCTAGATGACTTGGGACTGGACGGTCAAACCTTTGTCCTGACAGTTGATGAGGAAGGTGTTCGTCTTGACTAA
- the rarD gene encoding EamA family transporter RarD, with the protein MTKTHKGLLLGVSAYLLWAFLSLYWKLLAGVNAYSTFSYRIIWTLLTMAAYMVISKNHQRYRHEFRELWLDKQQFYRAVAAAFLIAINWLTYIYAIANGHATESSLGYYMMPLVSVLLALVILKESLTPATSLAVLIAVAGVGVLVWQTGHLPWIALLLAFTFGFYGLLKKGTRLSSDVAMFFEAGIILPFVLVYLIFFSHERLVDYSLLENILLALSGIVTAIPLLLYAESLKRAPLNVIGFIQYLNPTIQLLIALTIFKESLSQGQFYGLMFIWLAIGLFVIGQILLLKRQKT; encoded by the coding sequence TTGACTAAAACGCATAAGGGACTTTTGCTCGGAGTATCAGCTTATCTGCTCTGGGCTTTTTTATCTCTCTACTGGAAACTCTTGGCTGGGGTTAATGCTTACAGTACTTTTTCTTATCGGATTATTTGGACCCTTTTGACCATGGCAGCCTATATGGTAATTAGTAAGAACCATCAGCGCTATAGGCATGAGTTTAGGGAGCTTTGGCTGGATAAACAACAGTTCTATCGGGCTGTGGCAGCCGCCTTTTTGATTGCCATCAACTGGCTGACCTATATCTATGCGATAGCCAATGGTCATGCGACTGAATCCAGTCTGGGATATTATATGATGCCACTGGTTTCGGTGCTTCTGGCTCTCGTTATTCTTAAGGAAAGTCTGACACCAGCTACTAGCTTGGCTGTTCTTATTGCGGTAGCGGGGGTGGGAGTCTTGGTCTGGCAGACCGGTCACCTGCCTTGGATTGCTTTGCTACTGGCTTTTACTTTTGGTTTTTACGGCCTGCTAAAAAAGGGCACAAGGCTGTCCAGCGATGTCGCCATGTTTTTTGAAGCCGGCATTATTCTGCCTTTTGTGCTGGTCTACTTGATTTTTTTCAGTCATGAAAGGCTGGTAGATTACAGTCTGCTGGAGAATATCCTCTTAGCCCTATCGGGAATAGTCACAGCCATTCCTCTCTTGCTCTACGCGGAGAGTCTCAAGCGAGCGCCTTTGAATGTGATTGGTTTTATCCAGTATCTCAATCCGACCATTCAGCTCCTGATTGCCCTGACCATTTTCAAGGAAAGTCTCAGTCAGGGTCAGTTCTATGGTTTGATGTTCATCTGGCTGGCGATTGGTCTCTTTGTTATCGGTCAGATTCTTTTACTAAAAAGGCAGAAAACTTGA